In a single window of the Pseudomonadota bacterium genome:
- a CDS encoding DUF6029 family protein produces ALASCATALVLLAPAAALGQAEGPPCNACGETPAPAPTPVSFRVTETFITEYVGDNGPTNEGAYGDDDDFWIFRNIIYAQASNKMFDSGLRLDLNAFAGPPGRVASSEFVWGPGAGGYTTLDYGNDVRLERIYGTANLERLRVTAGDFYVSFGRGIALSLVKLDDVGEDTALRGARVEYQVPRALKLILVGGVVNALNVDPITKQIFRDDPLDKIVGARVEWQIEDALALGAHGVLMRPRYTDEADVDPDRLFVDMGPGVSALTGGATAQLNVGGLQLYLEGDAQTHDNYRPAQDVANESGYAVFGEISYDLSPFMIKGEGIFYRRWLMDGPYRGSYSTTAGNPAIPYNNMPTLEPVWMTINSRGNAEGGRVTGDLFVRRSRTQVTLFATTLFYEGGLLPGGVWDDHPPTLIVHPILKARQEFGDSGVSLSVDGGFRYETTDEPITGEPDNGRLWHAAADLSVPIKGPHSVEAKLELRRHDLNVSESVPHWVTLASLGYDMSGAFGVTIVHEYSDETAGNDLRFGDWELPLPRQHYLWAIVNAHLPRPLEDLTLRLLAGAQRGGIKCAGGVCRMYPDSVGARLEAVYRF; encoded by the coding sequence CCGCGCTCGCCTCGTGCGCCACCGCCCTCGTCCTCCTCGCGCCCGCCGCGGCGCTCGGCCAGGCCGAAGGGCCGCCGTGCAACGCGTGCGGCGAAACGCCGGCGCCGGCGCCGACGCCGGTCAGCTTCCGGGTCACCGAGACGTTCATCACCGAGTACGTCGGCGACAACGGGCCCACGAACGAGGGCGCGTACGGCGACGACGACGACTTCTGGATCTTCCGGAACATCATCTACGCGCAGGCCAGCAACAAGATGTTCGACAGCGGCCTGCGGCTCGACCTGAACGCGTTCGCCGGGCCGCCCGGGCGCGTCGCGTCGTCGGAGTTCGTGTGGGGACCGGGCGCCGGCGGCTACACGACGCTCGACTACGGCAACGACGTCCGGCTCGAGCGGATCTACGGCACCGCGAACCTCGAGCGGCTCCGCGTGACGGCCGGCGACTTCTACGTCAGCTTCGGGCGCGGCATCGCGCTGTCGCTCGTCAAGCTGGACGACGTCGGGGAGGACACGGCCCTGCGCGGCGCCCGCGTCGAGTACCAGGTGCCCCGCGCGCTCAAGCTGATCCTGGTCGGCGGCGTCGTCAACGCGCTGAACGTCGACCCGATCACCAAGCAGATCTTCCGGGACGACCCCTTGGACAAGATCGTCGGCGCGCGTGTCGAGTGGCAGATCGAGGACGCGCTCGCGCTCGGCGCGCACGGCGTGTTGATGCGGCCGCGGTACACGGACGAGGCGGACGTCGATCCGGACCGCCTCTTCGTCGACATGGGGCCGGGCGTGTCCGCGCTGACCGGCGGCGCCACGGCCCAGCTGAACGTGGGCGGCCTGCAGCTCTACCTCGAGGGCGACGCGCAGACCCACGACAACTACCGCCCGGCGCAGGACGTCGCGAACGAGTCGGGGTACGCCGTGTTCGGCGAGATCTCGTACGACCTCTCGCCGTTCATGATCAAGGGCGAGGGGATCTTCTACCGCCGCTGGCTGATGGACGGGCCGTACCGCGGATCGTACTCCACGACCGCGGGCAACCCGGCGATCCCCTACAACAACATGCCGACGCTCGAGCCGGTCTGGATGACGATCAACTCGCGCGGCAACGCGGAGGGCGGCCGGGTGACGGGCGACCTGTTCGTCCGGCGGTCCAGGACGCAGGTCACGCTCTTCGCGACGACGCTGTTCTACGAGGGGGGCCTCCTCCCAGGCGGCGTCTGGGACGATCACCCGCCGACGCTGATCGTCCACCCGATCCTCAAGGCGCGGCAGGAGTTCGGCGACTCGGGCGTGAGCCTGTCGGTCGACGGCGGCTTCCGCTACGAGACGACGGACGAGCCCATCACCGGCGAGCCGGACAACGGGAGGCTGTGGCACGCGGCCGCGGATCTCTCGGTGCCGATCAAGGGGCCGCACAGCGTGGAGGCGAAGCTCGAGCTGCGGCGCCACGACCTGAACGTCAGCGAGAGCGTGCCGCACTGGGTGACGCTCGCGAGCCTCGGCTACGACATGTCCGGCGCGTTCGGCGTGACGATCGTGCACGAGTACAGCGACGAGACCGCCGGGAACGATCTCCGGTTCGGGGACTGGGAGCTGCCGCTGCCCCGTCAGCACTACCTCTGGGCGATCGTCAACGCGCACCTGCCGAGGCCGCTCGAGGATCTGACGCTGCGGCTCCTGGCCGGCGCGCAGCGCGGCGGGATCAAGTGCGCGGGCGGGGTCTGCCGGATGTACCCGGACTCGGTCGGCGCGCGGCTCGAGGCCGTGTACAGGTTCTAG
- a CDS encoding 4Fe-4S dicluster domain-containing protein: protein MPKRTLNKDGGACVECTACVAQCRAGALTVARPSFTVRLDASRCAACGRCVDACGYGALELVLRRRGREEAA from the coding sequence ATGCCGAAACGGACATTGAACAAGGACGGTGGCGCCTGCGTGGAGTGCACGGCGTGCGTCGCGCAGTGCCGCGCGGGCGCGCTCACGGTCGCGCGGCCGAGCTTCACGGTGCGACTCGACGCCTCGAGGTGCGCCGCGTGCGGGCGGTGCGTGGACGCGTGCGGGTACGGCGCGCTCGAGCTCGTCTTGCGCCGACGCGGGCGGGAGGAGGCGGCGTGA
- a CDS encoding homocysteine biosynthesis protein, whose amino-acid sequence MAKSYEEINEKIRRGRAVVITAEEMIDVVRERGAGAAARDVDVVTTGTFGPMCSSGALLNVGHTTPRMKIRRARINGVEAYGGLAAVDLYLGAAQVRDGDPLNDGFPGRFEYGGGHAIEALVRGEEVELVAEAYGTDCYPRRELRSKLRLRDLRDAVLWNPRNAYQNYNVAVNAHGGREIYTYLGVLGPGLANATFCSAGQLSPLLNDPRYRTIGVGTRIFLGGGVGFVAGPGTQHDPDVPRTFGGAPKGGAGTLMVTGDLKRMSAGFLRGVSMVGYGTTLAVGVGVPIPILDEELALSTAVSDAELFAPVIDYSRDYPENRPEPLAYVTYAALRSGEISLGGRRVATASLSSYAKAREIAETLKSWIRAGSFRLGRPVAPLPGAREEEGGAP is encoded by the coding sequence ATGGCGAAGAGCTACGAGGAGATCAACGAGAAGATCCGGCGCGGGCGGGCGGTCGTGATCACGGCCGAGGAGATGATCGACGTGGTGCGCGAGAGGGGCGCGGGCGCGGCGGCGCGGGACGTGGACGTCGTCACCACCGGCACCTTCGGGCCGATGTGCTCGAGCGGCGCCCTGCTCAACGTGGGCCACACGACGCCGCGCATGAAGATTCGGCGCGCGCGGATCAACGGCGTGGAGGCGTACGGCGGGCTCGCCGCGGTGGACCTCTACCTCGGCGCGGCGCAGGTCCGTGACGGGGATCCCCTGAACGACGGCTTCCCCGGGCGGTTCGAGTACGGCGGCGGGCACGCGATCGAGGCGCTCGTGCGCGGCGAGGAGGTCGAGCTCGTCGCCGAGGCGTACGGCACCGACTGCTACCCGCGCCGCGAGCTGCGATCGAAATTGCGCCTTCGCGACCTGCGGGACGCCGTGCTGTGGAACCCGCGGAACGCCTATCAGAACTACAACGTCGCGGTGAACGCGCACGGCGGGCGCGAGATCTACACGTACCTCGGGGTGCTGGGCCCCGGGCTCGCGAACGCGACGTTCTGCAGCGCCGGGCAGCTGTCGCCGCTGCTCAACGATCCGCGCTACCGGACGATCGGCGTCGGCACGCGGATCTTCCTCGGCGGCGGCGTGGGGTTCGTGGCGGGCCCGGGTACGCAGCACGACCCGGACGTCCCGCGCACCTTCGGCGGCGCGCCCAAAGGCGGGGCGGGCACGCTCATGGTGACGGGCGATCTCAAGCGGATGAGCGCCGGCTTCCTGCGCGGCGTCTCGATGGTCGGCTACGGGACCACCCTCGCGGTCGGCGTCGGCGTGCCGATCCCGATCCTCGACGAGGAGCTCGCCCTCTCCACCGCGGTCTCGGACGCGGAGCTCTTCGCGCCGGTGATCGACTACTCGCGCGACTACCCCGAAAACCGCCCGGAGCCGCTGGCGTACGTCACCTACGCCGCGCTGCGCTCGGGCGAGATCTCGCTCGGCGGCCGCCGCGTGGCGACCGCGTCGCTGTCGAGCTACGCGAAGGCCCGCGAGATCGCGGAGACGCTCAAGTCCTGGATCCGGGCCGGCAGCTTCCGGCTCGGTCGGCCCGTCGCGCCGCTCCCGGGCGCGCGCGAGGAGGAAGGAGGCGCGCCGTGA
- a CDS encoding UPF0280 family protein: protein MYTERTYRSWSGRGSAARFRVRLGESDLDIQCAEDRRASALRALAGARRELERHIASHPAYRTLLVPFDVRGDAPGIVRAMADAASLWDVGPMAAVAGAIAQRVGEAIARPGEDVIVENGGDIWARTGGEIRCAVYAGERSPFRDRLAFAVDSRGGVGVCTSSGVVGPSLSFGRADAVVVVARSAAIADAAATAIANRIRAPADVGPAVEQASGGPGIDGLVACCGDRLALWGDLELVESRGN from the coding sequence GTGTACACGGAGCGAACCTATAGAAGCTGGTCGGGCCGCGGCTCGGCGGCGCGGTTCAGAGTCAGGTTGGGCGAGAGCGATCTCGACATCCAGTGCGCCGAGGATCGCCGCGCGTCCGCCCTGCGCGCCCTCGCCGGAGCGCGCCGGGAGCTCGAGCGCCACATCGCCAGCCACCCCGCGTACCGCACGTTGCTCGTCCCTTTCGACGTTCGCGGCGACGCGCCCGGGATCGTGCGCGCCATGGCGGACGCGGCGTCGCTCTGGGACGTCGGGCCGATGGCCGCCGTGGCCGGCGCGATAGCGCAGCGCGTGGGCGAGGCGATCGCGCGGCCGGGCGAGGACGTGATCGTGGAGAACGGCGGCGACATCTGGGCACGAACGGGCGGCGAGATTCGCTGCGCGGTGTACGCGGGCGAGCGCTCGCCGTTCCGCGACCGGCTCGCCTTCGCCGTCGACTCGCGGGGCGGCGTCGGCGTCTGCACCTCGTCGGGGGTTGTCGGGCCGTCGCTCTCGTTCGGCCGGGCGGACGCGGTGGTCGTCGTCGCGAGGAGCGCGGCGATCGCCGACGCGGCGGCCACGGCGATCGCGAACCGCATCCGGGCGCCCGCCGACGTGGGGCCCGCGGTGGAACAGGCGAGCGGCGGGCCGGGGATCGACGGGCTCGTGGCGTGCTGCGGCGACAGGCTGGCCCTGTGGGGAGATCTCGAGCTCGTGGAGAGCAGAGGGAACTAG